In the genome of Candidatus Bathyarchaeota archaeon, the window ACATAAATCCTGGACAAGTATGCGGTGTAAAAGGTTATGGATTTGGATATGTTAATGGAAAAGAGTTTATTAAGCTTGAGTTGATAGCAGCTGTAAATCAAAAAGACTTTGATGAAATAATAATTGATGGAGAGCCGCCGCTTAAATGGAGAAATGAATATGGAACTTCAGGCGATATCGCTACAGCAGCAATGATTGTAAATATGATTCCTAAAGTTTTAAAAGCGCCTAAAGGCTTAATAACAATGAAAGAATTCATCCCATCAATCTCTTTAATTTAAAGAAGCTTCTAGCTTAAATAGGGTGTAAAAGGGTGAAACAGATTATTTTTAATAAACGTTCAAAAGAACTTTTTGAAGAAGCGAAAAAATTTCTTCCAGGTGGAGTTACTTACGCGATAAGATATTTTGAACCTTACCCGTTTTACGTTGTTAAAGCTAAAGGAAGCAGAATTTGGGATGTTGATGGAAATGAGTATATAGATTTTTGGATGGGGCATGGAGCTATAGTTACCGGGCATATGCATGAACCTATAATAAATGCTTTAAAAGAGCAGTTAGAATATGGTTTTCATTTCGGCTGGTGTAACGAGTGGGAAGTTAAATGGGCTAAAGCTGTTTGCAAATGGTTTTCCACAGACATGGTTAGACCTACTAACAGTGGAACTGAAGCAAACATGTATGCGGTTAGATTGGCTAGAGCTTATACAGGAAAAGTTAAAGTTGGAAAGTTTGAGGGAGGGTGGCATGGAGGATACGATGGCCTTCACAAATCAGTTAATTACCCATATGATAAACCTGCATCCCTCGGGTTAACTGAAGATTCAATAAAAAATATTGTGACCCTTCCATATAACGATTTAGAAGGCGTATATAAAAAGGTGAAGAGGGAGGAGTTGGCTTGCATAATAGTTGAGCCTGTAATGGGAGCAGGTGGTTTTATACCTGCTGAAAAAGAGTTTTTGAAGGGACTTAAAGAATTATGCGAGGATAAAGATGCTTTATTGATATTTGATGAGGTAATAACAGGTTTTAGGTTTTTTAAAGGCGCGCAACATTTTTATAATGTAAGGCCAGATTTAACCACTTTAGGTAAAGCTGTTGGCGGTCAATATTTTCCAGGGGCAGGCGCGTTTTGCGGTAAAGCTGAAGTAATGGAGAAGCTGAATCAAATAAAAAATAAAAATTTTTGGGAAAGAGTTTTTCATGGCGGAACCTACACTGGAAATGCTTTAACAATGAGAATGGGTTACGAGTTAATAACAGATTTGGAGAATAAAGGAGTTAACTTTTATAACAAAATAGATAAATTGGGGGAAGAAATTAGAAGCGGATTAAAAAACATTTTTGAAGAGGGAAGAGTTAAAGCATATGTTACAGGGTTAAACTCTTTATTCGCTATTCACTTTACAAACAAAAAACCAATAGATGGTTTAACAGCTGAAATAACAAAGGATAAAGATTTAACAAGAAAATTGTTTGAGTTTATGATTAATAATGGGGTTGCTTATCTTACACCTTTAACGCCTCACCTTTTTCTTTCTTCAGCGCATACAAATAAGGATAAAGAAAAATTTTTATCTTTAGTTGAAGAATTCATCAGTAGAAAAACATAATTATACTTTTTTGTAAGATATATAAGGGGAGCTATCATTAATAAATTTTTATCTAGTGTTTCTCGCTTTTATGCAATTTCCCATTCTTTATATATGAATAGATGGGAACAATCTTTATAATTGAATTGTTAAGACTTAAAATATTTTTAACCGAGAACTTTTTGTATTAAGGTTGGATATTTTAATCCTGTTCCAGTTATTACGCAGCAGACTTTATCTTTCTTCTTTAAGTTTAAGTGATTTAGGGCAGCTATAGATACTGCTGCAGCTGGTTCAACGATTAGCCCTTGTTTAATTAAGTTTATCATAGCTTGTTTTATCTCTTCATCTGAAACTTTAACTATGGTTCCATTACTTTCCTTTATTATTTGAGTTAATTTTGGTTCCTCTAAATGAGAGAAACCTTTTATACTATGGGCTATTTTTGTTTCAGGCGCTATAGCTGCTACAAGCTTTGCTTTTACATGCTCTTTTTTAAGCCCCATTCCTACACCAACTAGCAACGTTCCATTATTAGTTGGACATATAACAATTGTTGGTTTTAGTTTTTTAGCTATTTCTCTTCCAATATAAGAGTTTCCGATTAATTTAGCTTGACAAGAACCTGCATTTGCATTATACACTTTTCTTTTAGCGATAAATTTCATTGAAGCTTTAAAACTATCGATAAAACTTCCTTTAATTATATGAAGTTTAGGTTTAAACAATTTAATTAACTTAATTTTTTCTTCAGGTGTATCTGAACCAATAAATATATGTGCTTGAAAACCAAATCTATAGGCATAAGCTGAAATTGAAATTGCTGCATTTCCAGTACTGCAACAAGCAAGCTCGTTATATCCCTTCTTTTTCATATCTAAGATTACAGCAGCACTTTCTCGATCTTTATGGGTGCCTGTAAAATTAAATAATTCAAGTTTAGCATAAATTGAGCAATTATATTGTTCACTTTCTTGTTTTAACTTTATTAAAGGAGTATTCCATACCGGTTTTTCATAAAGAAAGTTAAGATTAACCTTTAAATCATTCATTAAAACTATCACTGAAGAATCTTAAATACTGTAATTATCCAGATGTGAGTAGAAAATCTTTAATCTTGCCTTTTTCTAAATCAACTATTACTCCACGCAATATACCATCTTGATATTCGCTTCCTGGGTTAATGCATACAGTTCGACCTATCCTATGTACTCCTTTAGATTCATGTATATGACCGTGAAGGCCTAAAAGAGGTTGATATTTTTCAATTGCAGATCTTACTGCTTTACTTCCTACAGGTTCCATTTCAGGTCTTCCCGCTGTCACTTTGATTTTAAATTGCTCATCCAACTTTGGCGCTGTATCTAATCCTGAATTATATGGTGGAGCATGAAAATTGAAAATACAATTTTTTACGTCCTTAACCGAAGAAATCATTTTCTCAATTTTTTCATTTAAT includes:
- a CDS encoding aspartate aminotransferase family protein, which translates into the protein MKQIIFNKRSKELFEEAKKFLPGGVTYAIRYFEPYPFYVVKAKGSRIWDVDGNEYIDFWMGHGAIVTGHMHEPIINALKEQLEYGFHFGWCNEWEVKWAKAVCKWFSTDMVRPTNSGTEANMYAVRLARAYTGKVKVGKFEGGWHGGYDGLHKSVNYPYDKPASLGLTEDSIKNIVTLPYNDLEGVYKKVKREELACIIVEPVMGAGGFIPAEKEFLKGLKELCEDKDALLIFDEVITGFRFFKGAQHFYNVRPDLTTLGKAVGGQYFPGAGAFCGKAEVMEKLNQIKNKNFWERVFHGGTYTGNALTMRMGYELITDLENKGVNFYNKIDKLGEEIRSGLKNIFEEGRVKAYVTGLNSLFAIHFTNKKPIDGLTAEITKDKDLTRKLFEFMINNGVAYLTPLTPHLFLSSAHTNKDKEKFLSLVEEFISRKT
- a CDS encoding PLP-dependent lyase/thiolase; its protein translation is MNDLKVNLNFLYEKPVWNTPLIKLKQESEQYNCSIYAKLELFNFTGTHKDRESAAVILDMKKKGYNELACCSTGNAAISISAYAYRFGFQAHIFIGSDTPEEKIKLIKLFKPKLHIIKGSFIDSFKASMKFIAKRKVYNANAGSCQAKLIGNSYIGREIAKKLKPTIVICPTNNGTLLVGVGMGLKKEHVKAKLVAAIAPETKIAHSIKGFSHLEEPKLTQIIKESNGTIVKVSDEEIKQAMINLIKQGLIVEPAAAVSIAALNHLNLKKKDKVCCVITGTGLKYPTLIQKVLG